The window GATGTAGTCAGTGCCATCAAGGAATTGAAGCAGGGAGACAAGGTGCTGGTCATCGTACCCTTCCGCCAGCACAGCAACAGGAAAGTGGAAGAGGAGCTGAATATCCTGCTCCAAAAAGGTTTCAGCAGGCTATATAATAATAATGAGATTTTCCGGATCGAAGACCTGTTGGATGCCCAGAACTGGCACCTGGTCGAAAAGGCAAAGTCACCTTTTTACCTGTTGATCGACCGACTGGTGGTGAAGGATTTTGATGAGGATGACCTGCACCGGATCGCCGATTCCGTAGGTACGGCCTTTTATGAAGGGGAGGGGGAAATGCTCCTGCAGGTAAATGATAAGATCCAGCTATCCTTTTCCAATCGCTTTGAATTGGATGGGATAAGCTTTGAAGTGCCGGTACCCAACCTTTTTTCCTTCAATAACCCTTTCGGCGCCTGCCCTACCTGTGAAGGTTTTTCCCAGGTTTTGGGAATTGACGAGGACCTGGTGATTCCTGACAAACGTTTAAGTGTATACGAAGGGGCGGTTGCACCATGGAAGGGCGAGAAGTTGGGATGGTGGAAAGAACAATTCATCAAGGCTTCCCGTTCAAATGGGTTCCCCATTCATAAGCCCATCGCAGACCTGACCACGGACCAATACAGGATGCTATGGAAGGGTTCCGGCTCCGCCTATGGGATCGACGATTTCTTTAAGGAGGTTGAACAGAACCTTTACAAGGTCCAATACCGGGTGTTGCTGTCGCGTTACCGGGGACGTACAACCTGTCCCGACTGTAATGGCTACAGACTTCGGAAGGAGGCCCTTTATGTGAAAGTGGGCAATAAGCATATCGGGGAATTGTGTGAAATGCCGGTAAAGGACCTGATGCGATGGTTTGACGAGTTAGCATTGACCGAATATGACCGCAATGTTGCCAAACGGATACTGATCGAGATCGAGACCAGGATAAAGACACTACTGGATGTAGGACTCGGGTACCTTACCCTATCCAGGTTGGCCAATAGCCTGAGTGGTGGTGAAAGCCAGCGCATCCAGCTAACACGAAGCCTTGGAAGCAATCTTACCAATTCCCTCTATATATTGGATGAGCCATCTATTGGACTCCATTCCCGCGATACTGAGCGATTGATCGGTGTGCTAAAATCCCTTAGGGACCTGGGCAATACCGTTGTGGTGGTGGAACACGATGAAATGATGATGAGGGAGGCCGACCATATCATTGACATGGGACCCCTTGCCAGTCATTTGGGTGGGGAAGTGGTGGCAGCCGGTAATTACGGGGAGATCGTGGCAAATGATAAAAGCCTGACCGGTAAATACCTTTCTGGCAAGCTCGCTATTGAGCCGCCATCCCGTATCAGGAACTGGCGCCGTTCAGTGATCGTAAAAGGTGCCAGGCAGCATAACCTGAAGGATATTGATGTGGAATTCCCGCTTGGGGTATTGACCGTTGTGAGTGGTGTGAGTGGAAGTGGCAAGACCACTTTGGTCAAGCAGATCCTTTACCCGGCTTTGCAAAAGATAAAAGGGGAATTGGCTGATAAGGTGGGCTTGCATCGGTCCGTTGAAGGGGATATTGACTTTGTCAGCCAGATAGAACTGGTGGACCAGAACCCGATCGGGAAGTCATCCAGGAGTAACCCGGTGACCTATATCAAGGCTTATGATGAGATCCGCGACCTTTTTGCCCGGCAGCCATTGAGCAAGATGCGTGGATTCCAGCCCAAGCATTTCTCTTTCAATGTGGATGGTGGACGTTGCGATGCCTGTAAGGGCGAAGGCGAACAGATCGTGGAGATGCAGTTCCTGGCCGATGTTCACCTTACCTGCGAAGTTTGTGGTGGTAAGAAGTTTAAGGAAGAAGTATTGGAAGTGAACTACAACGGCAGGTCGATTTATGATGTACTTGAAATGAGTGTTGATGAAGCGCTTGAGTTCTTCGCCGAAGAAAAGGATGTGGTCAATAAGATCAAGCCTCTTAGTGATGTTGGTTTAGGCTATGTAAAATTGGGCCAATCCTCTGATACCCTTTCCGGTGGCGAAGCACAAAGGGTGAAGCTGGCATCCTTCCTTGGTAAGGGTAAGTCACAGGGGCATATCCTGTTCATCTTCGATGAACCGACGACTGGTCTGCACTTTCATGATATAAGGAAATTACTGGCTTCTTTCAATGCCCTGATCGACCAGGGGCATTCCATATTGGTGATCGAACATAACACGGATGTGATCAAATGTGCGGATTGGGTAATTGACCTTGGGCCTGAAGCGGGTGACGGTGGCGGTAACCTGGTCTATGCGGGAGTGCCTTCGGGATTGAAGAAGGTTAAGGAAAGCCGGACCGGGAAATTCCTTTAGCGAAAGCAATAAAAAAGGGAATGGATGATCTCCATTCCCTTTTTTATTTATGTTATATTATTTCATTAGCGAAGCCTGTCGAGGCTTTTCACCAGTTTTTCATCCTTCCTTATACTACCGGATGCCATAAAGAGCAGTATCATCATCGCTATTGGCAATAAACCGCCCCATTGGTAGGTGCCCTGGGTGATGGGGGTACTTTTCTTGAAAGCTTCAATATAATATACCTGTAAGCCTATCACGACAATGGATAAGAGGGCGCCGGAAATGGCGAGCTTATATTGGGTAGGCCTGTTCTTGTATAGAAAAATAGCAATGATCGACATGCAGGCAATGCCCACGATCAATGCAAATGCCAGCAAGTTTTCCGTTGCCAGGAAATTGCGCGAACTGCCGTCTGATAGTGTTGCATGGAAGAGGGGAACCTTGGCCATGGTGAAGCCACAAATAGCAGCGAGGGCCAGCCAAACCGTCTGAATTCGTTGAATCATAAGCGTTACTATTTGCTGTAAATATAGGTCATATTGGTGCGATATAAGGGGAGTTTGCGGATATTGTATCGGTTCACTGAGGCGCTTATTTAATACTCCCGAACGACTTCTTGTCGTTTTGTTGCCGCTGGTATATTAGCCGGCGGTAGTAGTCAATGGCAATATCCCCATAATTGTAGGCTGTGTTGCTCATTGAACTGGTTTTGAAATAGGATTGCCTCATTAGTTTCCTGATCCTGTCTTCCGCCAGCCAGTAACCACTATTATAGGCTGTTGCATAAAACCTGATTTTCTCTTCCCTGGAGGCCCAGGTCTGGCTTCGATACCGTTGGTCCATCCACTTGAAGAACACTGTCAGGTAGGTCAATTGTCCGTCTAGCCTTGTCAGCCTCTCCAGCCTTCTTTCCCTTCCCGAACTTGAATTGAACTTGTCCCTGTCCTGATCGGGTCCCACCCCCTGGCCAACCCAGTGGGATGTGAGGCCAGGTTCTGACTCCAGCCTTTCAGCAAAGGACGGTTTCATTTGCAGGGGGCCAACAGAGAAATCTGAATACTGGGTTCCGAACTGAACATACATTACCTGCAGGGCTAGCACCTCAAGGCTATTGCTGATATCACTGTACCGGATCAACTCGGGGAAGACAATAGCCATGGCTTCCTCGGGGACGATCCCGAATGATGCCAGCTTCCTGAATTGGCTATCGTTTTCTTGCAGGAATTTTTCAGCTTTGGGATAATCCCTACCCAACAAGGAAGCAAATCTACCCTGTGCCATTATGCTGGCCGTTCCTAATAACAACAGCCAGGAAAAAAGCAGGTACCCTAGCCTACCAGGGCATGGTACACTGTATGATCTCTTTGTTTTCATTGATACGCAGGAAATGAAGTTTGTTACCGTTGGCCGTTCTTTCAACCGTTGGAAGGATGCCTGTTCTTACCTGGCTGCCATCAGAAAATTGGAGACCACGGTATGAAACAGTGCAGTACTGGCTGCCATCCGCATTTAACACCAGCTGGGTTCTGTCCTCCAGGTCTAGTTCATGGATCACTTTCCCGGCTTTGTAGATCTTCGTTGTGTTGTCGTTATCACCCCGGTCTGCCACCACATAGTCTTTTCCATTGGCCAGTTCAAACACCCTGGAATTCTGTGAATAAGGTCCTGTATTTTCACCGTCTTCATTGCAGTACTCAGTCTTCAGGTCAAAGGAATTGATCTTGTAAAGGAACCTTCCCGATGAGCGGTTCTGCAAAACTTCGGCCATCATCGCATTCGGAAGTTCAATGTTCTTTTTGGTTTTAGGTTGGTGTACCGTTATGAGGTTATTGCGGTCTCCTTTTTGTCCCATGGTGATATAGGTAAGGAAATCCCTGTTGGGGTCATAGGCTGCTGCCATAGGCGTAACGCCCTGGTCAAGTGTGGTCAATACTTTTCCATTGTACTTCAGTACCATTTTGTAGTCTGGGGTATAGGCCATCATGTCCTTCAGGTTAGTGGTTGTCCCCTCCCTATATTCTGACAGTGCCATGCCTGTAGATTTTTTTGATCCCAATTGTTCTTTGCTAAGGCTCTTGAATGGACCCTGCCTGCCGGAGGAACTAAGGATGAAAAAGCCTTCCTTGGTCCTGGTAACGATCAGGTAATCATTAACGCCATTGCTGCCAATGATCAATTGTGATTCATCGCTTATGATGTATTCTCCCGCTTGTAATTGTCCCAAAGATTTTTCAGTTAACGCATTGCCTCCGGGTAATTTATCCTGGTTGCTTTCCGGGGAATTTGGGCTGCTGTTGCCCTGGTTATTACCGGAAGAGGATTTGTTGTCTGTGCTCCCGGATGGTTTGTTAATGGCCTGGTTTACCTTGTTCTTTACTTTGTTCAGGATGCCTTGTGCAGGGGCCAGGTTGGCCGCCAATAAAAGCATAAGAATGAAGGCTGGCATGCATGATTTTTTCATATAGGTCTGTTTGAAAATGGGGTGATGACTAATGTGCTCAGGCCTTATGTAGCTTTCAATGAGTGTGACCGGAATGAAGGGGTAGGGAAGGAGAATATTGGACAGGAAACAATTCTTCTTTAAGATACAAAATAGAATTGATACTGGCCGGAAATGATGGTATTTCGGCCATTTAGTTGATCGATGTGAGGACTGCTGCTTAGCAGGTACATAAAAAATGCCATCGGCTAACCCGATGGCATTCCTGGAAGATCTTTCGGAACTATTATCCTAACTCAGGATACAATGGGAACTGTCCCATGAATTCATTAACTGATTTCCTTACGGCTGCAATGATGGCTTCGTCATCTGCATTCATCAATACCTTGTCAATGGCGTTGATCACAAACTCCATATGTTCTTCTTTCATGCCACGGCTGGTAATGGCCGGCACACCAACCCTGATACCCGAGGTCACGAATGCACTCTTGTCATCAAATGGTACCATATTCTTGTTCAGGGTAATATCCGCCTTGCCCAATACCTGTTCGGCCTTTTTACCACTGATATTCTTGTTGCGAAGGTCGATCAGCATCAGGTGGTTGTCGGTTCCATCACTGATGATCTTGTAACCCCTGTCAACCAAAGCTGTCGACATAGCCTGGGCGTTCTTCACGATCTGCTGGGCATAGGTTGTGAATTCATCACTCAGCAATTCCCCAAAGGCTACAGCTTTGGCAGCGATCACATGCTCCAGCGGACCGCCCTGGGTGCCGGGGAAAACAGCCATATCCAGCAGGTTGCTCATCATGCGGATATTGCCTTTTACATCTTTCAGGCCGAAGGGGTTCTCGAAGTCCTTTTTCATGAGGATGATACCGCCGCGAGGACCCCGCAATGTTTTATGGGTAGTAGAAGTAACAAAATGACAATGTTCGAAGGGAGAGCTAAGCAATCCCTTAGCGATCAGGCCTGCAGGATGCGCCATATCACAAAGCACAAAAGCGCCAACCTCGTCTGCCACCTTACGGATGCGGGCATAATCCCAGTCACGGCTGTAGGCAGAAGCGCCACAGATGATCAGTTTGGGTTTTTCCTCGCGGGCAACTTTTTCCAGCATGGCATAATCCACCAGGCCAGTCTCTTTTTCCACACCGTAGAAGAAGGGTTGGTAAAGTTTTCCTGAGAAGTTTACCGCTGAACCATGGGTCAGGTGTCCGCCCATGCTCAGGTCTAGGCCCAGGATCTTGTCCCCGGGTTGGAGAATGGCCAGCATTACTGCAGCATTGGCCTGGGCACCACTATGGGGCTGTACGTTCGCATACTCACAGTCAAATGCCTGCTTGATGCGGTCGATTGCCAGTTGCTCGGTCTGGTCAACGATCTCACAACCGCCATAATACCTGCGTCCGGGGTAACCTTCAGCGTATTTATTGGTCAATACACTTCCCATTGCCTGCATTACCTGCAGTGAGGTGAAGTTTTCGGAAGCGATCAATTCAATTCCGTGACGTTGGCGATCCAATTCCTTGCGGATGAGGTCGAAAACCAGGGCATCGTGTTGCATGAGTCAAAAAATTTGCCGCAAAAATACGGCAAACTCGCGGGATGGCCACTATAAACTAAGGGCATCCTGCTGTTCAGCTTCAGGACGCCCTTTTGCTATGATTTATCCAACATCAATGGATTTTGTCTTTTTTTCTGCTGCCACGGCTTTCTTGGGCACCATTAGTTTCAGGATCCCATCTTCATATTGGGCCTGGATGCCATCATCCTGTGCATTCTCGGGTAGGGTAAAGGAGCGGCTGAAGCTATTCCTCAGGTATTCCTTTCGCGTATAGTTCTTTTCTTCCCTGGTGGTTTCTGAGGATGATTCAGCGCTGATGTGCAGCATATCATCCTCCACCTTTACCTTGAAATCGGTTTTTTTAAACCCTGGTGCCACCAGTTCAATCTGGTAATTGACGGGTGTTTCAGCGATATTGATCGCCGGCATTTTTTTGTTGAACTCTGAAAAGAAATTGTCGTTGAAAATACGATCCATATCCAGCCAGTCGGACCATGTCTTGCCCAACGGGAACTTGCTGGTTGTTGTCAGGTTTGCCATATAGACCTCCTTTTTTAGAAGTCTAAAGTTCGCCAGCTTCTTGCCCACAAAGAATTATCCCCGTCAATTCCATGGCTGATTTTCATCAGTATTTGGATTAGGATTCATCATAAACTGAAGGCTGGGTAATTTTTCGTTATTTTCACGCCTTGTTAAGGCCTACAACCAAACCCTGGCCACTGAAAAAATTTCAGATGAAAGCGATCATTCCCGTAGCAGGTGCAGGTACCAAACTACGCCCCCATACATATACCCAGCCAAAGGCATTGATCCCACTGGCCGGTAAAACCATCCTGAGCATCAT is drawn from Flavihumibacter rivuli and contains these coding sequences:
- a CDS encoding Hsp20/alpha crystallin family protein, whose amino-acid sequence is MANLTTTSKFPLGKTWSDWLDMDRIFNDNFFSEFNKKMPAINIAETPVNYQIELVAPGFKKTDFKVKVEDDMLHISAESSSETTREEKNYTRKEYLRNSFSRSFTLPENAQDDGIQAQYEDGILKLMVPKKAVAAEKKTKSIDVG
- the uvrA gene encoding excinuclease ABC subunit UvrA, with product MAVRANKTQKKDPEPADGLPRDGIYIKGARVHNLKNVSVSIPRSKLVVVTGVSGSGKSSLTIDTLFAEGQRRYAESLSAYARQFLMRMNKPDVDYIKGLCPAIAIEQKVITRTPRSTVGSMTEIYDYLRLLFARIGQTISPVSGRVVKKDDVSDVVSAIKELKQGDKVLVIVPFRQHSNRKVEEELNILLQKGFSRLYNNNEIFRIEDLLDAQNWHLVEKAKSPFYLLIDRLVVKDFDEDDLHRIADSVGTAFYEGEGEMLLQVNDKIQLSFSNRFELDGISFEVPVPNLFSFNNPFGACPTCEGFSQVLGIDEDLVIPDKRLSVYEGAVAPWKGEKLGWWKEQFIKASRSNGFPIHKPIADLTTDQYRMLWKGSGSAYGIDDFFKEVEQNLYKVQYRVLLSRYRGRTTCPDCNGYRLRKEALYVKVGNKHIGELCEMPVKDLMRWFDELALTEYDRNVAKRILIEIETRIKTLLDVGLGYLTLSRLANSLSGGESQRIQLTRSLGSNLTNSLYILDEPSIGLHSRDTERLIGVLKSLRDLGNTVVVVEHDEMMMREADHIIDMGPLASHLGGEVVAAGNYGEIVANDKSLTGKYLSGKLAIEPPSRIRNWRRSVIVKGARQHNLKDIDVEFPLGVLTVVSGVSGSGKTTLVKQILYPALQKIKGELADKVGLHRSVEGDIDFVSQIELVDQNPIGKSSRSNPVTYIKAYDEIRDLFARQPLSKMRGFQPKHFSFNVDGGRCDACKGEGEQIVEMQFLADVHLTCEVCGGKKFKEEVLEVNYNGRSIYDVLEMSVDEALEFFAEEKDVVNKIKPLSDVGLGYVKLGQSSDTLSGGEAQRVKLASFLGKGKSQGHILFIFDEPTTGLHFHDIRKLLASFNALIDQGHSILVIEHNTDVIKCADWVIDLGPEAGDGGGNLVYAGVPSGLKKVKESRTGKFL
- a CDS encoding DUF4293 domain-containing protein, which gives rise to MIQRIQTVWLALAAICGFTMAKVPLFHATLSDGSSRNFLATENLLAFALIVGIACMSIIAIFLYKNRPTQYKLAISGALLSIVVIGLQVYYIEAFKKSTPITQGTYQWGGLLPIAMMILLFMASGSIRKDEKLVKSLDRLR
- the glyA gene encoding serine hydroxymethyltransferase, translated to MQHDALVFDLIRKELDRQRHGIELIASENFTSLQVMQAMGSVLTNKYAEGYPGRRYYGGCEIVDQTEQLAIDRIKQAFDCEYANVQPHSGAQANAAVMLAILQPGDKILGLDLSMGGHLTHGSAVNFSGKLYQPFFYGVEKETGLVDYAMLEKVAREEKPKLIICGASAYSRDWDYARIRKVADEVGAFVLCDMAHPAGLIAKGLLSSPFEHCHFVTSTTHKTLRGPRGGIILMKKDFENPFGLKDVKGNIRMMSNLLDMAVFPGTQGGPLEHVIAAKAVAFGELLSDEFTTYAQQIVKNAQAMSTALVDRGYKIISDGTDNHLMLIDLRNKNISGKKAEQVLGKADITLNKNMVPFDDKSAFVTSGIRVGVPAITSRGMKEEHMEFVINAIDKVLMNADDEAIIAAVRKSVNEFMGQFPLYPELG